The proteins below come from a single Sphingobium indicum B90A genomic window:
- a CDS encoding TonB-dependent receptor, whose protein sequence is MKNRIKIGLMLGTAGALGWTPAYAQAPAEAQIAPALPQAVAPAQAESTDPASNVGIGDIVVTAQRRAENVQQVPIAVAAFSGAALQEKGVDNVSQLANLTPGVQLSSTSQIFSSPSMLSGFIRGIGQDDFALNFDPGVGTYVDGVYLARTAGSNVDLLDVERIEILKGPQGTLFGRNTIGGAISVVTRKPTDDFSVMGQVSGGRFNRIDVGGVINIPIVEGKLKSSIAFSSKNRNAWQKRIPFPGAAGFASDPSEAFQQIDYTSRTAAGGISEQGVRGKLLWNATNAIDVTLEGDYLNSETSASPSTLLGTRSTVLSPAGTPVDADGNGVPDSTLAGLYNTCISLPESVLGAIGLGGACGPRAGGLPAIAGANADADPTNSRLPIDNRFVTGSLNRGYGTGINFTNTRNFGFTGTVDIDLGGPALKSITAYRNLDTRFGQDLDNSPVVGFEGSFRVKQHQFSEELQLSGKAFNDKLDYLVGAYYFSEGGRESEDVAFPGGLLQIVGNYRFNTKSYALFTHLNYRVNDLIGITLGGRYTKEDKTLVGSQRDLNMLLTKLGTPAFLFPDPTDLSQFYPTGEQKLSFSNVSPRVGIELHPTERIMLYGSFSKGFKSGGWTTRVAAPVPPDPTKPADKQAPSFNPEKADTFEIGFKSQLFDRMLQVNAAAFYTDYKGIQIQIQRGIGASFENAGNARIKGFEVETIFAPSRVFRVSASAGYIDAYYRRINDPSGTITLASRLPRVPKWTATLSPEFNVFLANEGRVTLRADYSYKSTMAADAENTPELFSGNVSLVNASLTYSAPGDDWSLAIGGNNVFNKRYIANGVNQLNGAGLLSAVPNRPSEYYATLRFKF, encoded by the coding sequence ATGAAAAACCGCATCAAAATTGGGCTGATGCTCGGCACGGCTGGTGCGCTCGGCTGGACCCCGGCATACGCGCAGGCCCCCGCTGAGGCACAGATTGCTCCGGCGCTGCCTCAAGCCGTGGCGCCTGCTCAGGCGGAAAGCACAGACCCCGCGTCCAATGTCGGCATCGGGGACATCGTGGTCACGGCGCAGCGCCGCGCGGAGAATGTCCAACAGGTCCCGATTGCCGTTGCAGCTTTTTCCGGTGCGGCCCTGCAGGAAAAAGGCGTCGACAATGTTTCGCAGCTCGCGAACCTCACCCCCGGCGTGCAGCTATCGTCCACGTCGCAGATTTTCAGTTCGCCATCGATGTTGTCCGGATTCATCCGCGGCATCGGCCAGGACGACTTCGCACTCAACTTCGACCCGGGCGTCGGCACCTATGTCGATGGTGTCTACCTCGCGCGTACCGCCGGGTCGAATGTCGATCTTCTCGACGTGGAACGCATCGAGATCCTGAAGGGCCCTCAGGGTACGCTGTTCGGACGCAACACCATCGGTGGCGCGATCAGCGTCGTCACCCGCAAACCGACAGACGATTTCAGCGTGATGGGTCAGGTCTCGGGCGGTCGCTTCAACCGAATCGATGTCGGTGGCGTCATCAACATCCCGATCGTCGAGGGCAAGCTCAAGAGCAGCATTGCCTTCTCGTCGAAGAACCGGAACGCTTGGCAGAAACGGATCCCGTTCCCTGGAGCTGCAGGCTTTGCTTCGGATCCTTCAGAAGCCTTCCAGCAGATCGATTATACCTCGCGGACCGCAGCAGGCGGCATCAGCGAACAGGGCGTTCGCGGTAAATTGCTATGGAACGCGACCAATGCGATCGATGTGACGCTGGAGGGCGACTATCTCAACTCGGAAACGAGCGCTTCGCCAAGCACTCTTCTCGGTACACGGTCAACTGTGTTGTCACCGGCCGGAACGCCAGTCGATGCGGACGGAAACGGCGTCCCGGACTCCACTTTGGCCGGCCTCTATAATACCTGCATCAGCCTTCCGGAGTCAGTGCTCGGCGCGATTGGTCTCGGCGGCGCCTGTGGCCCGCGTGCGGGCGGCCTCCCGGCTATCGCCGGCGCGAACGCGGACGCCGATCCCACCAATAGTCGGCTTCCGATCGATAACCGCTTCGTTACCGGTAGCCTCAACCGTGGTTACGGCACGGGTATCAATTTTACCAACACGCGCAATTTCGGATTCACAGGGACCGTCGATATCGACTTGGGTGGACCTGCCTTGAAGTCGATCACCGCCTATCGCAATCTCGACACCCGTTTCGGACAGGATCTCGACAACTCACCGGTCGTGGGGTTCGAGGGCTCATTCCGGGTGAAGCAGCATCAGTTCAGCGAAGAGCTGCAGCTTTCGGGCAAGGCGTTCAATGACAAACTCGATTATCTCGTCGGCGCGTATTATTTCTCAGAAGGTGGTAGGGAATCGGAGGATGTCGCATTTCCCGGCGGTCTGTTGCAGATCGTCGGAAACTATCGGTTCAACACCAAGTCCTACGCGCTCTTCACGCACCTCAACTACCGTGTGAACGATCTCATCGGGATCACGCTGGGCGGACGTTATACCAAGGAAGATAAGACGCTCGTTGGAAGCCAGCGGGACCTCAATATGCTTCTCACCAAACTCGGTACTCCGGCATTTCTGTTCCCGGATCCGACAGACCTGTCGCAATTCTACCCGACAGGGGAGCAGAAGCTCTCGTTCAGCAATGTTTCGCCGCGCGTCGGCATCGAACTCCATCCGACCGAGCGGATAATGCTGTACGGATCATTCTCGAAGGGGTTCAAGTCGGGCGGCTGGACGACCCGCGTCGCCGCTCCGGTCCCGCCGGATCCGACCAAGCCTGCGGACAAGCAGGCGCCGAGCTTCAATCCGGAGAAAGCCGACACGTTCGAGATCGGCTTCAAGTCGCAGCTTTTCGATCGAATGCTGCAAGTCAATGCTGCGGCATTCTACACGGACTACAAGGGCATCCAGATCCAGATCCAGCGCGGCATCGGTGCCTCCTTCGAGAACGCCGGCAACGCCAGAATCAAGGGTTTCGAGGTCGAGACGATCTTCGCGCCGAGCCGCGTCTTCCGCGTGAGCGCGTCGGCGGGATACATTGACGCTTACTATCGGAGGATCAACGATCCGTCGGGCACGATCACGCTGGCGAGCCGGCTGCCGCGTGTCCCGAAGTGGACCGCGACGCTATCTCCCGAGTTCAACGTTTTCCTGGCCAATGAAGGTCGGGTCACACTGCGGGCGGATTATTCCTACAAGTCCACCATGGCGGCGGATGCGGAAAACACGCCCGAGTTGTTCAGTGGGAATGTCAGCCTCGTCAATGCCTCGCTCACGTACAGCGCGCCCGGCGACGACTGGTCTCTCGCAATTGGCGGGAACAATGTTTTCAACAAACGCTACATCGCAAATGGCGTCAATCAGCTCAATGGAGCTGGCCTGCTGAGCGCGGTGCCGAACAGGCCGTCTGAATATTATGCGACTTTGAGGTTTAAATTCTGA
- a CDS encoding LysR family transcriptional regulator, producing MLLDALLKRHSVSAAARELDLPQPTASHGLARLRKALGDPLLVRARDGMEPTPRAEAIAGVVQQLLELRRDLAEGGQTFSPDRLKREFIIAGSDIAHLVVLTALHSAARFEAPHTSYRALTLSGDEMVSALETGHVDIAVGAYPSLVAGIKTQRLYQEEYLCFGKEGHPFIKSGETDDFMAADHIVVSTKGMAHAHRAVERALLDKIHPDRIRIVASSFLVALAACFESDLILTAPARVIGRLAEVYGLRAVRPPILMEAFEVRQYWHARNQDDPPHRWLRQLLHKVLSARM from the coding sequence GTGCTTTTGGATGCGCTGTTAAAGCGGCACAGCGTCAGCGCCGCTGCACGAGAACTCGACCTACCGCAGCCCACCGCCAGCCATGGGCTGGCGCGCCTGCGCAAAGCATTGGGCGACCCGCTTCTCGTCCGGGCGCGCGACGGCATGGAGCCGACACCACGTGCCGAGGCGATCGCCGGGGTTGTTCAGCAACTGCTGGAACTGCGTCGCGACCTGGCTGAAGGCGGGCAGACATTCTCACCTGACCGTCTCAAGCGCGAATTCATCATTGCCGGATCGGACATCGCCCATCTTGTCGTTTTGACGGCGTTGCATTCGGCGGCGCGGTTCGAGGCACCACACACCAGCTACCGCGCACTCACGCTGAGCGGCGATGAAATGGTGAGCGCGCTCGAGACCGGGCATGTCGATATCGCCGTCGGCGCCTATCCGAGCCTTGTTGCCGGCATCAAGACGCAACGGCTCTACCAGGAGGAATATCTGTGCTTCGGAAAGGAAGGTCATCCGTTCATCAAGTCCGGTGAGACCGATGACTTCATGGCCGCAGATCATATCGTGGTCAGCACCAAGGGTATGGCCCATGCCCATCGTGCCGTCGAACGCGCTCTCCTCGACAAGATCCATCCCGATCGGATCAGGATCGTCGCGAGCAGCTTTCTCGTGGCGTTGGCAGCTTGCTTCGAGTCGGACCTTATTCTTACCGCTCCGGCTCGCGTGATTGGTCGGCTCGCCGAGGTCTACGGACTCCGGGCCGTGCGGCCGCCAATTCTTATGGAAGCATTTGAGGTCAGGCAATATTGGCATGCGAGGAACCAAGACGACCCGCCTCACCGCTGGTTGCGACAGCTCCTGCACAAGGTGCTGTCCGCGCGGATGTGA
- the linE gene encoding chlorohydroquinone/hydroquinone 1,2-dioxygenase, translated as MMQLPERVEGLHHITVATGSAQGDVDLLVKTLGQRLVKKTMFYDGARPVYHLYFGNELGEPGTLYTTFPVRQAGYTGKRGAGQISAVSYNAPVGTLSWWQEHLIKRAVTVSEVRERFGQKYLSFEHPDCGVGFEIIEQDTDGQFEPWDSPYVPKEVALRGFHSWTATLNRNEEMDSFMRNAWNLKPQGRDGNYQRYAFGNGGAAKVLDVYIDEDERPGTWALGEGQVHHAAFEVADLDVQAALKFDVEGLGYTDFSDRKHRGYFESIYVRTPGGVLFEASVTLGFTHDESPEKLGSEVKVAPQLEGVKDELLRTMNDPIVI; from the coding sequence ATGATGCAACTGCCCGAACGCGTCGAAGGACTTCATCACATCACCGTCGCGACCGGATCCGCGCAAGGCGACGTGGATCTTCTCGTCAAGACGCTGGGACAGCGGCTCGTCAAGAAGACGATGTTCTACGACGGCGCACGGCCGGTCTATCATCTGTATTTCGGCAATGAGCTTGGCGAACCGGGCACGCTGTACACCACTTTCCCCGTTCGCCAGGCTGGCTACACCGGAAAGCGTGGTGCAGGGCAGATATCGGCGGTTTCCTATAACGCACCCGTCGGTACGCTTTCCTGGTGGCAGGAGCATCTCATAAAGCGCGCTGTGACCGTCTCGGAAGTGCGTGAGCGGTTCGGGCAGAAATATCTGTCGTTCGAGCACCCCGACTGCGGTGTCGGCTTCGAAATCATCGAGCAGGACACGGACGGCCAGTTCGAGCCCTGGGACTCTCCCTATGTGCCCAAGGAGGTCGCGCTGCGGGGCTTTCACAGCTGGACGGCCACCCTAAATCGCAATGAGGAGATGGACTCCTTCATGCGCAATGCCTGGAACCTGAAGCCCCAGGGACGCGACGGCAATTACCAGCGCTACGCTTTCGGCAATGGCGGTGCGGCCAAGGTGCTAGACGTCTATATCGATGAGGACGAAAGGCCCGGCACCTGGGCGCTTGGCGAAGGCCAAGTTCATCACGCCGCGTTTGAAGTCGCCGACCTCGACGTGCAGGCCGCGCTCAAATTTGACGTGGAAGGCCTCGGCTACACCGATTTCTCAGATCGCAAGCACCGCGGCTACTTCGAATCGATCTACGTTCGTACGCCGGGCGGCGTGTTGTTCGAAGCCTCGGTCACGCTTGGTTTCACCCATGACGAGAGCCCCGAGAAGCTCGGCAGCGAGGTCAAGGTCGCGCCGCAGCTCGAAGGTGTAAAGGACGAGCTCCTCCGGACGATGAACGATCCGATCGTCATTTGA
- a CDS encoding alpha/beta fold hydrolase, with product MWRHRAVNSRNGARIGVHTTGLPSGEPILLLSSLLADWRSWNDVAGRLPSGVYAITMDLRGHGTSSPSAGDYSLAELAADVLNVMDNLAFARVHLVGTSVGSMVAQYLGATAGHRLISLTLVAAGSLVPEPAWPIWDKRVAAVRSGGLITQVPIVYPAWFSGAVDQGLLDLAESMILATTVAGFTGAVAAIKGHDARSLLPQVETPTLVIAGANDAAVPPEAVRATAALIPGAAFEVVTGAAHQVAMQHPVAFADRLCRHIAGAPR from the coding sequence ATGTGGCGACATCGGGCAGTCAATAGCCGAAATGGTGCGCGGATCGGTGTTCATACCACTGGCTTGCCGAGCGGTGAGCCGATCCTGCTCCTTTCTTCCCTGCTGGCCGACTGGCGGTCCTGGAATGACGTGGCCGGTCGTTTACCTTCAGGGGTATATGCGATCACGATGGACCTGCGGGGTCATGGAACGAGTTCGCCGAGTGCCGGCGACTACAGTCTAGCCGAACTGGCGGCCGACGTGCTTAATGTAATGGATAACCTCGCGTTTGCAAGAGTTCATCTTGTTGGCACGTCGGTCGGGTCGATGGTCGCGCAATATCTTGGCGCCACGGCGGGACACCGGCTTATCTCGCTGACACTCGTGGCAGCAGGTTCTCTCGTTCCAGAGCCAGCTTGGCCGATCTGGGACAAGCGGGTGGCCGCAGTGCGCAGCGGCGGGCTCATTACGCAGGTGCCGATCGTGTATCCGGCATGGTTTTCCGGAGCGGTCGACCAAGGTCTGCTGGATCTTGCTGAGTCGATGATCTTGGCCACGACAGTTGCCGGATTCACCGGCGCTGTCGCAGCGATCAAGGGCCATGACGCGAGAAGCCTTCTTCCGCAGGTCGAAACGCCAACGCTCGTCATAGCCGGTGCGAACGATGCCGCCGTGCCACCGGAGGCGGTCCGCGCGACCGCCGCTCTCATTCCAGGTGCCGCATTCGAAGTTGTGACGGGTGCCGCGCACCAGGTCGCGATGCAGCATCCTGTCGCCTTTGCGGACCGGCTATGCCGCCATATTGCTGGAGCGCCGCGATGA
- a CDS encoding alpha/beta hydrolase gives MTFSPEGPYGTIVTGPPVEQANAAIILLHGRGQRAQAMLELARQLDLPSVAWLALQAPAGAWYSPKYDGFDPDGDRSVADACTALAEISSRLEAAWVALDRQGIVGFSQGACLASHFMWCGAAKMGFLGSLTGSLPGFELPTAPVEPRFTGLKAIFTGGLNDDWVKAEHVRETAERFRLSGADVGEYIQPIKDHGIGADEIALLRDTLIARFELNPPVPTRGPRHQPLVPQSTPSLTD, from the coding sequence ATGACGTTTTCCCCTGAAGGACCCTATGGGACAATCGTGACCGGCCCGCCTGTCGAACAGGCAAATGCTGCGATCATTCTTCTGCACGGCCGTGGCCAGCGTGCGCAAGCGATGCTGGAACTTGCGAGACAGCTCGATCTGCCCTCTGTCGCCTGGCTTGCCCTGCAAGCGCCCGCCGGGGCGTGGTACTCGCCCAAATATGACGGGTTCGATCCAGACGGCGACAGGTCTGTGGCTGACGCCTGCACCGCCTTGGCTGAGATCTCCTCGCGGCTGGAAGCAGCCTGGGTCGCGCTAGACCGTCAGGGCATAGTCGGCTTCAGCCAGGGTGCCTGCCTCGCCAGTCACTTCATGTGGTGCGGCGCTGCGAAAATGGGGTTCCTGGGCTCGCTGACCGGAAGCCTCCCGGGTTTTGAGCTCCCAACCGCGCCAGTTGAGCCTCGGTTTACCGGTCTCAAGGCGATATTCACAGGTGGTCTGAACGACGATTGGGTCAAGGCAGAGCATGTGCGGGAGACAGCTGAGCGCTTTAGACTCTCTGGTGCTGATGTCGGCGAGTATATTCAACCGATCAAGGACCATGGAATTGGGGCGGACGAGATCGCGTTGTTGCGAGACACCCTGATCGCACGCTTCGAGCTGAACCCGCCGGTCCCTACGCGCGGGCCGCGACATCAGCCGCTCGTGCCGCAAAGCACGCCAAGTCTGACGGATTGA
- a CDS encoding YciI family protein has product MLFSVITTISPEKLAERTAAIPAHRAYLASHTASILAVGTTFAEGGDLVGSTYLVDVDDWNAARAFIAEDPMTVSGARQSIDILEWRMGGFDRRYPWQGANVERQDAAHQSLNKEGVSAAPQPSLRTRHLRVLLLITTLAPLVALVNILLGDTIAHLPVLLRSFLVVGLVVPAATYVALPLLTGLARCVGQERRESSPAIRPPAEHTHST; this is encoded by the coding sequence ATGCTGTTCTCCGTCATAACCACCATCTCGCCTGAAAAGCTGGCAGAGCGCACAGCAGCCATACCGGCACACCGCGCCTATCTTGCGTCGCACACCGCAAGCATTTTGGCAGTGGGGACCACCTTCGCCGAAGGCGGCGATTTGGTCGGATCGACATATCTCGTTGATGTCGACGATTGGAACGCAGCCCGGGCCTTCATCGCCGAAGACCCCATGACCGTGTCCGGGGCACGTCAAAGCATCGACATTCTTGAATGGCGGATGGGCGGGTTCGATCGGCGATACCCCTGGCAAGGGGCGAACGTCGAGAGACAAGACGCAGCGCATCAAAGTCTGAATAAGGAAGGGGTGAGCGCTGCGCCCCAACCTTCGCTCCGCACACGCCATCTCAGAGTGTTGCTGCTGATCACCACGCTCGCGCCGCTAGTGGCCCTCGTCAACATTCTCTTGGGCGACACCATTGCCCATCTTCCCGTTTTGCTGCGCTCCTTCTTGGTCGTGGGGCTTGTCGTGCCCGCCGCGACCTATGTTGCACTGCCGCTGCTTACCGGCCTTGCGCGCTGCGTGGGGCAGGAGCGCCGGGAAAGTTCACCAGCCATCCGGCCGCCGGCGGAACACACTCATTCTACATGA
- the linD gene encoding 2,5-dichlorohydroquinone reductive dechlorinase, with protein sequence MSADTETLARKVREEVIKPEQSTLISPDRQSPSLLRREATVEPRFELFHFVFSVCSQKVRGTLMEKGVTFGSNELTILPPQSENYCPQYVRLRLRSEAAAKHRPVSSFTGQSSVDSEGFDPLVVPTLVDHETGRILADSKAICLYLCDALSGGTDLLPADIREAVLKQVQLADTTPHVALLYGADPDGDRRPESMQAVMPGIHAHKIDAVRRNIPLADGDPLLLEAYQHKIVKEEAAASFVINEPQMRTAISKAEQLVTDLDRDLGASTGPWLFGDRFTLADLFWAVSLYRFLWLGYSGFWKDGAGKPRVEAYANRLFARPSVKDAIIQWPGHPPSENVIHLLSNA encoded by the coding sequence ATGAGCGCTGATACAGAAACCCTGGCGAGGAAAGTCCGTGAAGAGGTTATCAAGCCTGAGCAATCGACTCTGATTAGCCCGGATCGACAGTCACCGAGCCTCCTTCGCCGCGAAGCGACGGTCGAACCGCGGTTCGAACTGTTCCACTTCGTGTTCTCAGTCTGCTCGCAAAAGGTGCGCGGCACCCTAATGGAGAAGGGCGTGACCTTCGGCTCCAACGAGTTGACGATCCTTCCCCCGCAGAGTGAGAATTATTGTCCGCAATATGTCCGGCTGCGGTTGCGATCGGAAGCCGCAGCCAAGCACCGTCCTGTCAGCTCGTTCACTGGGCAGTCGTCTGTTGATTCCGAAGGGTTCGACCCGCTCGTCGTACCGACCCTCGTCGACCATGAGACCGGCCGGATCCTCGCCGATTCCAAGGCAATCTGCCTCTACCTCTGCGACGCCTTGTCCGGCGGTACCGATCTTCTGCCCGCCGACATACGGGAGGCTGTGCTCAAGCAGGTCCAGCTCGCTGACACGACGCCCCATGTAGCCCTGCTCTACGGCGCCGATCCGGACGGTGATCGTCGGCCCGAAAGCATGCAGGCGGTCATGCCCGGCATCCACGCACACAAGATCGACGCCGTGCGCCGCAATATCCCGCTCGCGGACGGCGACCCGCTTCTCCTCGAAGCCTACCAACACAAGATTGTGAAGGAGGAAGCCGCCGCCTCGTTCGTCATCAACGAGCCGCAAATGCGGACCGCCATCTCGAAGGCGGAGCAGCTGGTTACCGATCTCGATCGCGACCTCGGGGCGTCCACCGGACCTTGGCTGTTCGGCGACCGCTTCACGCTCGCCGACCTGTTCTGGGCCGTCAGTCTCTACCGCTTCCTCTGGCTCGGCTATTCGGGTTTCTGGAAAGACGGTGCAGGCAAGCCCCGTGTCGAGGCCTATGCCAATCGGCTCTTCGCGCGGCCCTCCGTCAAGGATGCGATCATCCAGTGGCCCGGCCATCCGCCGAGCGAGAATGTCATCCATCTCCTGAGCAACGCCTAA
- a CDS encoding IS6-like element IS6100 family transposase, whose product MTDFKWRHFQGDVILWAVRWYCRYPISYRDLEEMLAERGISVDHTTIYRWVQCYAPEMEKRLRWFWRRGFDPSWRLDETYVKVRGKWTYLYRAVDKRGDTIDFYLSPTRSAKAAKRFLDKALRGLKHWEKPATLNTDKAPSYGAAITELKREGKLDRETAHRQVKYLNNVIEADHGKLKILIKPVRGFKSIPTAYATIKGFEVMRALRKGQARPWCLQPGIRGEVRLVERAFGIGPSALTEAMGMLNHHFAAAA is encoded by the coding sequence ATGACGGATTTCAAGTGGCGCCATTTCCAGGGTGATGTGATCCTGTGGGCGGTGCGCTGGTATTGTCGCTATCCGATCAGCTATCGCGACCTTGAGGAAATGCTGGCGGAACGCGGCATTTCGGTCGACCATACGACGATCTATCGCTGGGTCCAGTGCTACGCCCCGGAGATGGAGAAGCGGCTGCGCTGGTTCTGGCGGCGTGGCTTTGATCCGAGCTGGCGCCTGGATGAAACCTACGTCAAGGTGCGGGGCAAGTGGACCTACCTGTACCGGGCAGTCGACAAGCGGGGCGACACGATCGATTTCTACCTGTCGCCGACCCGCAGCGCCAAGGCAGCGAAGCGGTTCCTGGACAAGGCCCTGCGAGGCCTGAAGCACTGGGAAAAGCCTGCCACGCTCAATACCGACAAAGCGCCGAGCTATGGTGCAGCGATCACCGAATTGAAGCGCGAAGGAAAGCTGGACCGGGAGACGGCCCACCGGCAGGTGAAGTATCTCAATAACGTGATCGAGGCCGATCACGGAAAGCTCAAGATACTGATCAAGCCGGTGCGCGGTTTCAAATCGATCCCCACGGCCTATGCCACGATCAAGGGATTCGAAGTCATGCGAGCCCTGCGCAAAGGACAGGCTCGCCCCTGGTGCCTGCAGCCCGGCATCAGGGGCGAGGTGCGCCTTGTGGAGAGAGCTTTTGGCATTGGGCCCTCGGCGCTGACGGAGGCCATGGGCATGCTCAACCACCATTTCGCAGCAGCCGCCTGA
- a CDS encoding TetR/AcrR family transcriptional regulator: protein MSNKEGAAIRPVAQSSRRAERKEERRRLLIAAARSVFHEKGFAAATIDDIMARTGGSRGTLYGHFDGKLALFEAIVEEEAERFAQAVTETIAPAASGDLDAMAERLIAVATSEETIDLLRMVIAERQHYPGIGEIYRQIVPRIQAWMRRMFREQTGASFCRDEAASDFLADMFLAIVLADTQMGILTGITGDRLDKTHLIRTRQRLKALLALRDHLGADRLSELAALAQQDIEDGR, encoded by the coding sequence ATGTCGAATAAGGAGGGAGCGGCGATCCGTCCGGTCGCGCAAAGCTCCAGGCGTGCGGAGCGGAAGGAAGAGCGGCGGCGCCTGCTTATCGCCGCAGCCCGCTCGGTCTTTCACGAAAAGGGATTCGCCGCAGCCACCATCGACGACATCATGGCTCGCACCGGTGGGTCGCGCGGAACGCTCTATGGCCATTTCGACGGCAAGCTCGCTCTTTTCGAGGCGATTGTCGAGGAAGAGGCCGAGCGCTTCGCGCAGGCCGTCACCGAAACCATCGCGCCCGCCGCCAGCGGCGATCTCGATGCCATGGCGGAACGGTTGATCGCCGTCGCCACCAGCGAGGAAACGATCGATCTGTTGCGGATGGTGATTGCCGAGCGGCAGCATTATCCGGGTATCGGGGAAATCTATCGCCAGATCGTACCCAGGATCCAGGCATGGATGCGCCGTATGTTCCGTGAACAGACTGGTGCCTCGTTCTGCCGTGACGAAGCCGCGTCGGATTTTCTGGCGGACATGTTCCTCGCCATCGTTCTGGCCGACACACAAATGGGTATCCTGACCGGAATAACCGGCGACCGGCTCGACAAGACGCATCTTATTCGAACGCGCCAGCGTCTCAAGGCCTTGCTCGCCCTGCGAGATCATTTGGGCGCGGACAGGCTGTCCGAGCTCGCCGCTCTCGCGCAACAGGACATTGAAGATGGCCGATGA
- a CDS encoding SDR family NAD(P)-dependent oxidoreductase — translation MNEIKEPVMNISETVPMERRRAIVVGAAGGIGSDICRRMALEGYRVVVADYNEDRAREVLRTLAGEGHDVSVFDVTKDRAVDAAFDSIEADGPASVLVVASGGAPVNPDNPHPNIATTATEDWNRGIALNLSGVFFCIRKFAQLRLARPLEHSRIITMTSGTGQLAVSPANPAYVASKAALIGLTRQVAYDLAHANITVNTIAPGVVGTPEFYRNTSEEFRAQTARSALLNRLGTPEEVGFGVVFLASPQASYITGTTLDINGGAHMH, via the coding sequence ATGAATGAAATCAAGGAGCCTGTGATGAATATTTCCGAAACCGTGCCGATGGAACGGCGCAGAGCCATTGTTGTGGGCGCCGCCGGCGGGATCGGCAGTGACATATGCCGGCGCATGGCGCTGGAAGGGTATCGCGTCGTCGTTGCAGACTATAATGAAGACCGAGCCCGTGAAGTCTTGCGCACTTTGGCGGGCGAGGGCCACGACGTAAGCGTGTTCGATGTCACAAAAGATAGGGCGGTGGATGCCGCATTCGATAGCATCGAGGCGGATGGGCCGGCCAGCGTGCTGGTGGTGGCGTCCGGCGGCGCTCCCGTGAACCCGGATAATCCTCATCCCAATATTGCGACGACGGCCACCGAGGACTGGAACCGGGGTATCGCTCTGAACCTCAGCGGGGTTTTCTTCTGTATTCGCAAATTTGCCCAGTTGCGTCTGGCCCGCCCTCTTGAGCACAGCCGGATCATAACGATGACCTCGGGAACCGGCCAGCTTGCGGTAAGCCCGGCCAACCCCGCCTATGTGGCGTCAAAGGCCGCGCTGATCGGCCTCACCCGTCAGGTCGCCTACGATCTGGCTCACGCCAACATCACCGTCAACACCATCGCTCCAGGCGTGGTCGGAACACCGGAATTCTACCGCAATACGAGCGAAGAATTCAGGGCACAAACCGCGCGATCTGCATTGCTCAACCGTTTGGGGACGCCCGAGGAAGTCGGCTTTGGCGTCGTGTTCCTGGCATCGCCGCAGGCGTCCTACATCACTGGAACCACGCTGGATATCAATGGCGGCGCACACATGCACTGA